One Streptomyces sp. NBC_01237 genomic region harbors:
- a CDS encoding thymidine phosphorylase: MDAISVIRTKRDRGELTPEQIDWVIDAYTRGAVADEQMSALAMAILLNGMNRTEIARWTAAMIASGERMSFAELSRPTTDKHSTGGVGDKITLPLAPLVAACGAAVPQLSGRGLGHTGGTLDKLESIPGWRAHLSNEEMRHVLDTTGAVICAAGDGLAPADKKLYALRDVTGTVEAIPLIASSIMSKKIAEGTGALVLDVKVGSGAFMKTIEDARELASTMVALGTDSGVRTVALLTDMATPLGLAAGNALEVRESVEVLAGGGPQDVIDLTLALAREMLDAAGLKDADPEKALADGSAMDVWRRMISAQGGDPDAALPVAREQHVVTARSTGVLTRLDAYDIGVAAWRLGAGRARKEDPVQAGAGVELHARPGDTVTEGQPLLTLHTDTPEKFDYALKALPDAYDIAPAGTEFAPLPVVRERIA; encoded by the coding sequence ATGGACGCCATCTCCGTCATCCGCACCAAGCGGGACCGAGGCGAGCTGACCCCCGAGCAGATCGACTGGGTCATCGACGCGTACACCCGCGGCGCGGTCGCCGACGAGCAGATGTCCGCGCTGGCCATGGCGATCCTGCTGAACGGCATGAACCGCACCGAGATCGCCCGCTGGACCGCCGCGATGATCGCCTCCGGCGAGCGGATGAGCTTCGCCGAACTCTCCCGCCCCACCACCGACAAGCACTCCACCGGTGGCGTCGGCGACAAGATCACGCTGCCGCTCGCCCCGCTGGTCGCCGCCTGCGGCGCCGCCGTGCCGCAGCTCAGCGGCCGCGGTCTCGGCCACACCGGCGGCACCCTCGACAAGCTGGAGTCCATCCCCGGCTGGCGCGCCCACCTCTCGAACGAGGAGATGCGGCACGTCCTGGACACCACCGGCGCGGTCATCTGCGCCGCCGGTGACGGGCTCGCCCCCGCCGACAAGAAGCTGTACGCGCTGCGCGATGTCACCGGCACCGTCGAGGCCATCCCGCTGATCGCCAGCTCGATCATGTCCAAGAAGATCGCCGAGGGGACCGGCGCCCTCGTCCTGGACGTCAAGGTCGGCTCCGGCGCCTTCATGAAGACCATCGAGGACGCCCGCGAGCTGGCCTCCACCATGGTCGCGCTCGGCACCGACAGCGGCGTACGGACGGTCGCGCTGCTCACGGACATGGCCACCCCGCTCGGCCTCGCCGCGGGCAACGCCCTGGAGGTCCGGGAATCGGTGGAGGTGCTGGCCGGCGGCGGTCCGCAGGACGTCATCGACCTCACCCTGGCACTCGCCCGCGAGATGCTGGACGCGGCCGGGCTCAAGGACGCCGACCCGGAGAAGGCCCTGGCCGACGGTTCCGCGATGGACGTGTGGCGCCGCATGATCTCCGCCCAGGGCGGCGACCCGGACGCCGCGCTCCCCGTCGCCCGCGAGCAGCACGTGGTCACCGCACGCTCCACCGGCGTACTGACCCGCCTGGACGCGTACGACATCGGCGTCGCCGCCTGGCGCCTGGGCGCGGGCCGGGCCCGCAAGGAGGACCCGGTGCAGGCGGGCGCGGGCGTGGAGCTGCACGCCAGGCCCGGCGACACCGTGACCGAGGGGCAGCCGCTGCTGACGCTGCACACGGACACCCCGGAGAAGTTCGACTACGCGCTGAAGGCCCTGCCCGACGCGTACGACATCGCCCCGGCCGGTACGGAGTTCGCCCCGCTGCCCGTGGTGCGCGAGCGCATCGCGTAA
- a CDS encoding ABC transporter permease, with protein sequence MSTSKVSAATAAPKKGTGRRKLSLPVVLLIIAGALALVSLVRLISGADDVTSVGQVAGALELAVPIGLAGLGGLWAERAGVVNIGLEGMMVLGTWFGAWAGFQWGPWVGVLFGILGGALGGLLHAVITVTFGVNHIVSGVAINILAVGLTRYLSNFAFDGVEGGSSKQSPRIDPIDKITIPGLSDWMQDLQQHHWFLISDIAGIIGGLVTGLSLLTVVALLLIPATWWILWRTAFGLRLRSCGESPVAAETLGVNVYKYKYIAVTVSGGLAGLGGAFLAIVATGIYQENQTGGRGYIGLAAMIFGNWMPGGMALGAGLFGFTDSLKLRGGAENVHAMLLLLAILLVIVVFWQLYRKKYVAAVISAAISALLFTWYALTDQVPSQFVDAAPYVTTLLVLSLSAQRLRMPKADGVTYRKGEGK encoded by the coding sequence GTGAGCACCAGCAAGGTCTCCGCCGCAACCGCCGCCCCCAAGAAGGGCACCGGGCGCCGCAAGCTCTCCCTGCCCGTCGTCCTCCTGATCATCGCGGGTGCGCTCGCCCTGGTCTCCCTGGTCCGTCTGATCAGCGGCGCCGACGACGTGACCTCCGTGGGTCAGGTCGCGGGCGCGCTGGAACTGGCCGTTCCGATCGGCCTGGCCGGGCTCGGCGGCCTGTGGGCCGAACGCGCCGGCGTCGTCAACATCGGCCTCGAAGGCATGATGGTGCTGGGTACCTGGTTCGGTGCCTGGGCCGGATTCCAGTGGGGTCCCTGGGTCGGCGTGCTGTTCGGCATCCTCGGCGGCGCGCTCGGCGGGCTGCTGCACGCGGTCATCACCGTCACCTTCGGCGTGAACCACATCGTCTCCGGTGTGGCCATCAACATCCTCGCCGTCGGTCTCACCCGCTACCTCTCCAACTTCGCCTTCGACGGCGTCGAGGGCGGTTCGTCCAAGCAGTCGCCGCGCATCGATCCGATCGACAAGATCACCATTCCAGGGTTGTCCGACTGGATGCAGGATCTGCAACAACACCACTGGTTCCTGATCTCCGACATCGCGGGCATCATCGGCGGACTCGTCACCGGCCTGTCCCTGCTGACGGTCGTCGCCCTGCTGCTGATCCCCGCCACCTGGTGGATCCTGTGGCGCACGGCGTTCGGTCTGCGGCTGCGTTCCTGCGGTGAGAGCCCGGTGGCCGCCGAGACGCTCGGCGTCAACGTCTACAAGTACAAGTACATCGCCGTCACGGTCTCCGGCGGTCTGGCGGGACTCGGCGGGGCCTTCCTGGCGATCGTCGCCACCGGCATCTACCAGGAGAACCAGACCGGCGGACGCGGTTACATCGGTCTCGCCGCCATGATCTTCGGCAACTGGATGCCGGGCGGCATGGCGCTGGGCGCGGGCCTCTTCGGCTTCACCGACAGCCTCAAGCTGCGTGGCGGCGCCGAGAACGTGCACGCGATGCTGCTGTTGCTGGCGATCCTGCTGGTGATCGTGGTGTTCTGGCAGCTGTACCGCAAGAAGTACGTTGCCGCGGTGATCTCGGCGGCCATCTCCGCGCTGCTGTTCACCTGGTACGCGCTGACCGACCAGGTACCGAGCCAGTTCGTCGACGCCGCCCCGTACGTCACGACGCTGCTGGTCCTCTCGCTCTCCGCGCAACGGCTGCGCATGCCGAAGGCGGACGGCGTGACCTATCGCAAGGGCGAAGGCAAGTGA
- a CDS encoding cytidine deaminase has protein sequence MTPPPDAAAPVEAPPVDWAALRTAAREAMSRAYAPYSGYPVGVAALVDDGRTIVGCNVENASYGLSLCAECGLVSRLHATGGGRLTHFTCVDGTGAILVPCGRCRQLLYEFGGPELVLETPDGLRTLDEMLPQAFGPQNLG, from the coding sequence GTGACACCGCCGCCGGACGCCGCGGCGCCCGTCGAGGCGCCGCCGGTCGACTGGGCGGCCCTGCGCACCGCCGCACGGGAGGCCATGTCCCGTGCGTACGCGCCGTACTCGGGCTATCCGGTCGGCGTCGCGGCCCTGGTGGACGACGGCCGCACGATCGTCGGCTGCAACGTGGAGAACGCCTCGTACGGCCTCTCGCTGTGCGCCGAGTGCGGCCTGGTCTCCCGGCTGCACGCCACCGGCGGCGGCCGGCTGACCCACTTCACCTGCGTGGACGGGACCGGGGCGATCCTGGTCCCGTGCGGCAGGTGCAGGCAGCTGCTCTACGAGTTCGGGGGGCCGGAACTCGTCCTGGAGACCCCGGACGGCCTGCGTACGCTCGACGAGATGCTGCCGCAGGCGTTCGGGCCGCAGAACCTCGGCTGA